GACTATCTGATAGAACTACACAGGAGTAATCCAGGGAGTATAACTATGATTGATGTCATACCTCAACCAGAGTAAATGTCACTGTTCAACAGATTATATAAAAGTTTGGATGCATGTAAAAGGGGTTTTAAAGATGGGTGCATACCTCTAATCGGGTTGGATGGGTGCTTCCTCAAATGTTACTATGGAGAACATTTTGTTATCTGCAGTGGGGCAAGAtgctaataataattttttttgttattgtgtATGCTGTGGTTCCGAATGAATATAAAGACACATGAGGGTGGGTCTTGATAATACTTCAGCAAGATCTAGGAGATTGCATTGAATTGGGACTGAATTTTATCTCCGATCAACAAAAGGTTAACTCTATATCCTAATATGTTAAGTTGTTTAATGTCATATACTCTTACTTGTTTTTTATGTCATGTAATTTGATTGGCTACTTGTTGATGATTTATGTATGATGTACTctgtttttttttgtcaagtCACTGATAACTATGatatcttttttttgttataatctGTTATATTAGTATTTGGGACCTTAACTGTTTGATGACTTTCATGTCATATACTTCCACACTATGCTATGACTTTGATCATATGCTTCTACACTTGTATACCCTGCTATGGGTATTAATTTGTTCATGAATTTGCTATTATCTGTTTAATGTAATGTAATCTATGCCAATAGAATTTCAACTTGTCATGTCTTTGGACTAATTCAGGGGTTGTCATTGGCTTTGAAAGAGGATTTTCTGATAGCTCATCACAGGATCTGTGTGCTACATATCTGGAAGAACTTCATCAAGCACTTCAAAGATGAAGAGACGAAGCAGTAGGTTTAGGAATGTGCAAGATGCACCACACACAATGAATTCAATGCTGCGATGGAGAAGTTAAAGCAGGTAAGTGCACTGGCATGGgaatatatgaaaaaatttgAGCCAGCTATTTGGTGTAAGGCGTTATTTAGTTATGGGCCGAAAGTGGACAATATCACTAACAACATGTGTGAAGTATGGAATGCAAAGATAATGGAACACAGGGAAAAAGCCTATTCTGACGATGTGTGAAGGATTATGGTGCTACATAACGAGAAAGATGGCAATGCACAAGAAGTTGGAAGCTCAAATTGGACTACTTGCTCCAGTACAACATAAGAAGTAATTGGATCAATTTATCAAACCTAAGAGCCATAAATGGAGAGCTATATGGACCGCTGATTCAAAAAAAAGTCTTTTTTGAGGTTCATTCCCAAAATCATAAAGTTGGTGTTAATCTTTACAAGAGGATATGCACATGCAATGTTTGCAGTTGACTGGTAAGTTTGGTTTCATAGTTATTGCATGGTCATGTGCTGAGGTTTAATTGCTGCAGCCATACTAAGGTttgtttgaaaataaaattggttttataattatttgtttgtTGCTAACTGTCCATTGTCTTTCTCTAATTCTGCATAACTTGGATATTGTCCATAGGAATGCCTTGTAGACATGCAGTAGCAGCACTAGCTAAAATGGGTCTTAAGGCTGAGGATTTTGTCTATAAGTGGCTAACTATGGATGCTATCAGGTCAACTTATTCACATTGCATTAAATCAGTCAACAGTAAAAAGTACTAGACACCTACCGATGCACCAAGGCCACTGCCTTCCACAATCAAGAGAGCTGCTCATAGACCCAAGTTGAAGAGAAGAACTGATCCagttgagagagagagatgagcACCACCAAGGCAAAGAAGGCATTCATTGTTACTTGCTCTAAGTATGGCAAAAAAGGCCATTACTACAAGACATGTCAAAATGCAGCACAAGATCCCAATTGGAAGCCTATGACTAAAAAGGAAAGACAAGCACAAAAGAAGACAACAAACCAGAATTCATCAACTAATCCAGTAACAAACATTGATCCAGCAACAAGCACTGATCCAACAACAAACACTGATTAGGTTGGAAATTGAGTTGTGCCAAACATTAACTTCTTTACTTTGTTATAGGTCCTAATTAGATTTAGATGAGGACtgagttttggattttttttcctGTCAATGATTAGGTTCAAGATGGTCATGAAAGCACCACTGATGTCAATGAAAATGCCACAACAGTAATGCCAATGTTAGATTCTATGGTGAGTCTAGGGTTTAGGAATATATGTTATACTATTTTGTTGCTTGCTTTCTATAACACATTGATTTGTCATAGGCCAAAGTAAGAAAAGCCAATAAGAACCTGCCCAAAAAGTCTATCAGAACTGGCGCAGCGACTCAAATTAAAGAGAAGAAATTCGAGTATCACAATCTGCACCACAAACTGAGAAggtcatttttttcttttttaaaaaaaattaaaacatatttcATACTGCATATTATTACAACTCAATTCTATAGACTTGTTATTTATATAACTGTTAAAGTAAACTTGTTACAGGCTGTAGGAGAAAATTCCAATGACAACCCTACACCATTTAGAGAAGCACTTGATTATTAGGCCACCAGCTTCATGTTTCGTGCCTCCATCCATACCAGCATCAGGACCAACCTTATGGTTCAAATCTCAATCTTCTCAAAAGCTCCAAACCTAATGTCGCATACCTCACAGAATCAATCGAATGACTCGATAGCTGAGAAGACATGTCCAAAAAACACTCATGATGGAATTTCTCAAGGGATGATAGCTGTTGCAACTTTAACTATTGCATCGAgacttttaaaatttgtgcCAACACATGACTTCAGGCCTCCAGGGCTCAGGCCTCCTAAGCAGGGGTGACAATGCTAATAGGGATATAAAAATGTGTTATTGTTGTTTCGATATTTTGACTCTTTAGTTTGAAGTGATACAATGATTCCAAGATacatattagttgttttatttagGGCCATGTTGCCTCTATAATGATAGATGAATTGTGAACAGATGAATTACATGTTTGGTGACaatatgaatataataatatgaacTGCTATGCTTTACATAAAATTACTTGAATCCATGCTACATGTACAAATATTTGTTGCACTAATTTGGATTAAGATCTGGGAAGAACCTTTAAACAATGATAACAATAATTCATCTTCATTTAATATCCACAATGTTTACATACACAATTTCATCCTGTGACACAAAACTCTTGGATAACCTAAAATTATTCATCAAGTTGCATACACAGTTATCTTAAATAAACAGGCAACCATAACCtactaaaaaatgaaaaaatactaCAACCTAACCCCAAGCATCTACTTTCacccattttttctttctactcTTCTCCAATTGATTTTCTAATCCAATCAATCTAATTTCTAACTCTTCCACTTTATCATCCACTACATCATTTAAGCCTTCAAATCGATGTTACTTCTGCGACAATACCTCCTTTGATATTGTCTTCAAAACATACTCATTAAACAAAGAAACATAATCATTTATCCATACAAAGAATGAGCAATGAGCTTCTGCAgtctataattaaataaaatcaaaacattAAAACCATGAACATACCTTGAAGTAAGTACAAAATTGAACAAAATCAACACATAATTGTCCATGAACATACCTTGAAGCAGAATTTATCGTTTAGACAAATCCAAATTGATTATTATATCATGACAAATATAGTTTGGGCTTGAATAAATTAGGTCATACTAAAAAAGGACTTAGtaagatttaaaataaaaaatttaaaaaattttagataacaatgatattaaatttaaattcttttgtttttcaaaatatatttttgattcCTCATTTAACAAATTTTGGTTCTTatgttttgtaaaaaaaatatcccataattttgaaattaaatttgattcattttaaaaattagatccAACAAAATCCGATATGATGTTTTATGTTCgttgtattttaaatttggatcGCAAACTAATACAGAATGAAATTGACTTATACTCTTAGCTATATCCtctataaaagtaaataaatgtCTTTCTCAAATCATCGTCACTGAATCAAAAAGTGAATATGCATCCATTCTTTCGATCAACAAAATTTTGATGTTTCAGATTGCTTTCGAGATCGATCCGTCCAAGTTAAAATGTCAGGAGGCGCTAGCGATCTTCCTCATGATCTTCTGTCGCTCGTTGCGGATGAGCTAGGACTCATCGATCTTCTCAGCTTCCGTGCCGTTTGCAGGGATTGGCGCTCTGCTTCCACATGGTCCACAGCTGCGGTTGAATCCATGCACGGGTATCCATGGTTGCTCATCTATGGCGAAGACTCTCCTATCTGTATCTTGCAAAGCAGAGGCAACATGGGGATTTCTTACAAACTCAGATTTGAGGAATTGGATGGAGCAATTTGCATGGCATCTATTGAAGGGTGGTTACTTCTATTCAACAAGGGGTCCATGTTTTTCTTCTGTCCTTTCTCCAGAACAAGAATCGATCTTCCAAACTATCCTTTATTGGAGCTACCGGAATCATACGTGGCAACTTTTTCTTCTGCTCCTACTCGCCAGGATTGCATTGTGGCTGTAGCCACCAAGAACAATGCTAAAAGTAGCAGCAAATTGGAGGTACGGTTGCTTTTCCGAGGCTATAAAAAATGGTTGGAGTATGAACATGAAACGTGTTCTGGTGAACTTGATATGGCTATTTATCACAATGGtgtttttcatatttttcatgattCATCTAAATTACTCACATTTATTTCGGTTGATGGAGAGGTGACATGGAAATTATATCTTCTGTTGACTGTTTCTAAGGGTACGGAACCTAAATTTGATGAATCGTGGTTAGGTGATAAGAAACCAGTTAAATATGTAACATGGAAGACGGAAAAAGCTTTACTGTCCTTTATCAATCGAATGAAGAACAATTTTGGATCAGATTCATCTTCTATTACTTGGTCTATTTCTACATGTGGAACTAAATTTGGAGTACAAAATGATCCTACTCAGTGCGGCgtaatttacaaagagaaaaaaGTATTCCCTCCTCTAGATCCACAAGAAGGATGTGATAGCCGCACCTGTAACTTAAAAGCAGTATGGATTCAACCTAGATACTTCCAAGTATCTCCTCATCAAACTTGgtgatttaaaaattatattttgatttttttattttgttagaaaatttaggatttaaaatttagaattaagagttaaaatttataatttaggatgaaaaataattttaatattacttgaaaaaaattgagtacatattaaatttttaattattttataatagtttTTTTGTGTTTATCTAAATGATTACACTATCTTAGGTTTGTTGACTTTGTTAAATTTGTAGGTTTacttttatgaatttgaaatcaattactttatttcaatttcaaataataattaagaaaattttagGTGTTTATTGCATAGATTATAACTCTGAATAAATTAATGttaatagtttttaatatttgaattaagttttatttttgtctcaaatattttatttcaatctcattttaatttaatgtaattttcttttaaaaatatttacaagtgCTGAATATTATAACGAAGATAATCAGCCTATATTGTCCGTAACTAATTACCATTAGATTTAGTTACCATTGgatttttcaagatttttattttagaatagaaagaagagatagaaatattctagaaattagaaataaaaaaatttaaaattttttttgaattattttactcaatttatgaaatgctaaaaaaatttgttaattttgaatcacaataaataattgttatagatgatgaattaattttttatcgatattactttattttttgttcgtCTACAATGATTGATAAATCCAcaaatttcaattatatttttcaaatagtattttttttcttttcttctattcGATTGTATTTTCTTACAAACTTACGGAAGTGTTCTGTGAATGTACGTATAAAAAGAACTTATTTCATTTAGCTTTTTTATGCCTACTATAAGTCTATAACTAGTTATTTCGGTTCTCTACCAGTAATTTTTAGCATAACCTCAGCTAGTAAGATAcgacttatttgatttttaaattggaattgaattagatattttttaatactacTAAATATTCTTGAGTTCTGTATCATGTCAATTTCTAATTCTTACTTGATCATTGAGATTCGTGATCAATAcagattaattaatatttagtttaagtataattgaaattgaattagaTATTTTCTAATACTACTGGATATTTTTGAGTTCTTTATCAtgttaatttctaatttttactTGATTATTGAGATTCGTTAcagattaattaatatttagtttaagtataaagaatatatattaCTAGCGAAAGCTAGTGCACTCCAGATAAAGTAGAGAGTGCAGCACTCTTTCAAAATTAGCctactataaaaaattatcaggtaaattaaatttatttatttattgttattattattattgttttttttgttatgggCTGAATAAACAAATTGacattgacaaaaaaaattaattcccTCGTTTAACACAGGACTACTTTTACACCACAAAAGTACTCAGAAAAACTTGATCGAATTCTTCATTACTCTGTTATTTTCGATGCCATGTCTTCAAACATCTTCACTGTTTTATTTGCTGGTGGTCCTTTCACTATCGTTCTGGTTAGCCACAAATTTCTCTTGAACCCATTCCCTTCCACCTCTTCCATTAATGACCTTTAAAGTCTGAAAAATCGATTCTGTAGAAGAACCCCGATCTCCAAGAAGGCACCATAATTCTCAAATGATGATGGCAGTCAAAGCACAGAATACATGCCAGTTACAAAAGttcattatcttttatttcaaattatcctCAAGGTGTAccgaatgaaaattaaaatacaattatatttaaataattggtataaaatattaaagatataaaactaagagaaattttatttgtataagaatgagcctaataaataattattctatttaatatataattaagagtatttctttttttgctAACGAGCTCtatgtaacaccctcactatcagaaATCATGCTTCCGGCTGCGCTACTCTGATAGCAAGGAGTATTACGACTACTTTACATACTAAATATTAGAATAGGAGCCTGTAACTCGATACTGTATcgctgattttttttaaaaccggAAATAGATactttattttaagaaaattacaagtaggcatagattcatatacaagactccttatataataattcaatataatatacgtataaaacatacaattcctatccctcttacaaacttgtaataacaaagatgaggggagaaaataatctaattaatacaaCAACATATAAATTAAACGTAGTATAACTCTTCTGAATGCTTCTTCATCTGGTTCATGAAAAAGTAAAGCTGtaggggggtgagaacctaaccacacggtctcaccacaAAATTTCAAAGTTGTCATAAGAAAATATTCAATAAGAAAACTGTTTTCAGATTCTATTATTatcattgccttatgaaccCTTTTAAAATCCAATAGCTAatcgttcaaaacctttttcaaagaaacaatgtttaatattttcagaAATCCAAAGTCTTTCCTTTCTCATAAGCAAATCTCAATCAGAAACCAACCATGCAATGAAACAACACAGTCATTCATTCAGCACCAAAGTCCATTCTCAAATGTAACACGCCAGGACAAACACAGGCAAGATagacaaggaaagcacaagtaggaagcagttacagcaaatagttcaagtagcagttaagaaaagtttagcaattaggcaaaccaaaacaagttcaaatccaagcaaagcatacaaatgcatatgatgcatgccgtcctatggctgatgaggctcatctgtcggttatccagccaacccgacaagtctgaattgtccttAGACTGTTTCctgacgtgcatccccaagagtctatgcatagctttttctcaaataatcaatattgctcaataggGGTAACATTCCggggaatttatatagtgcccgaTCACACTTACGTTGtcgggtcaacagagtatcgagttttcaatctggtacacgtggtggcaagccacgacaCTTAATCCACGgaacctcgtatctcagatatttcaaattcataagccatataaataattcaaagatcatatctcaacattctcaacatcataatcattcatcaatccaaatctcatttccaaattcatttaaaaaccaTATTTCAGGAAAAATCCTCATCAATCCTCATCATCCTTCTTTCCATCCCGTTCATTAACaatcccaattcaaaacataattctttctttgataaataaatcaatcttaaaatatagaatatttaaaaacaaatctttttaattaattacttcaaataaaacttctaattttataaaatttcggcagcattcCTTTAAAACTCGGACAcggccacccttttcgggtcccatccaaacatttctcaaatcctttctcaa
The genomic region above belongs to Arachis duranensis cultivar V14167 chromosome 3, aradu.V14167.gnm2.J7QH, whole genome shotgun sequence and contains:
- the LOC107480687 gene encoding F-box protein At3g56470-like, whose product is MSGGASDLPHDLLSLVADELGLIDLLSFRAVCRDWRSASTWSTAAVESMHGYPWLLIYGEDSPICILQSRGNMGISYKLRFEELDGAICMASIEGWLLLFNKGSMFFFCPFSRTRIDLPNYPLLELPESYVATFSSAPTRQDCIVAVATKNNAKSSSKLEVRLLFRGYKKWLEYEHETCSGELDMAIYHNGVFHIFHDSSKLLTFISVDGEVTWKLYLLLTVSKGTEPKFDESWLGDKKPVKYVTWKTEKALLSFINRMKNNFGSDSSSITWSISTCGTKFGVQNDPTQCGVIYKEKKVFPPLDPQEGCDSRTCNLKAVWIQPRYFQVSPHQTW